AGAAACCATCGATAAATATGGTGCGACGCCATCTCAAGATCATTCATTAAAACATATCGTTGATAGCTTTGTCGCAGAAGGTTTTGAAGTAGCAGTGATAAAAGAAAGCGTACCTGACGTTATCAATCTTACAAACTATAGTGATTTTTATTTATCTCCGAGTGACTATTTACGTACATTATTTGAAGAATCATTTTTAATTAAAGCTACATTGAAAGAAGGAACAAAATAATGAAAAAGGGAATATTATTATCGGTGGTAACTACAACGACGTTACTACTAGCGGGTTGTTCAAGTCATACTAAGGATGATCACAATATTAATGTGTCATTACCAACAGAGGCGAAAGCAGATAAATTAGATGCACAAGGTTATGATGCTGCGATGCCGGTTTATAGTGCAGTATACGATTCACTTGTTCAGTACGATAAGAAGAAAGGCATCAAAGCAGGTTTAGCAGATCGATGGAAAGTTGATAACTCAGGAAAAGATTATGAATTTCATTTGAAAGAAAATGTGAAATTCTCTGATGGGTCCAAACTAGACGCTAAAGCAGTTAAATTTTCAATTGACCGTGCTAAAAAGATGAATAAAGAAACGACTGTTGAAACATTAAAGCAATTAGATCAAGTGGTGGTAAAAGATTCACAAACAGTACAGATAAAATTGAAACAACCATCTAATCAGGTACTGAATGAACTAACACAAGTGAGACCGTTGCGTATTATGAGTCCGCATGCGGTTGAAGGTGGCAAGGTCGATGGCAAGTTTAAGAAGGCAATTGGTACTGGTGCATTCGTTGTAGATAAAGCAGGTAAGGAAAAAACGACAATGAAACCGAATAAGTATTACAATCACGAGCATCCAGTTAAATATGACTTATCTTTCCAAACGATAGAAGATGGTGATTCTAGAAATTCAGCTATACAGAGTGGTTCTGTAGATATTTCTGGTGGTTCATTAGGAATGTTATCAGACCAACAATTAAAACAAGATAAGAAAAATAAAGACTTAACAATAGAAGACCGACCAAGTACAGTTAGTCATTTTATGGCCTTTAATCCAGATCATAAGACATTAAAAGATACCAAAATAAGAGAAGCAATAAGTAAAGCCATCAATACAAATCAATTATCAGATCAACATATGCGCGGCATTTTCCAAAAGGATGTTCAATATGTAAATGATAAGAACCAACAACAGCATGACTATAATATTAAAGATACTGAAAAAATTCTTAAAGAAGAAGGCTATAAGAAAAATCATAACGGCATTTATGAAAAGGATGGTAAACCATTATCATTCAATCTTGTTATTCAAACTGCAGAATTTCCAAATTGGAAAGATAAAGCAGAACAAGTTCAAGATCAATTGAA
The DNA window shown above is from Staphylococcus sp. M0911 and carries:
- a CDS encoding ABC transporter substrate-binding protein, which gives rise to MKKGILLSVVTTTTLLLAGCSSHTKDDHNINVSLPTEAKADKLDAQGYDAAMPVYSAVYDSLVQYDKKKGIKAGLADRWKVDNSGKDYEFHLKENVKFSDGSKLDAKAVKFSIDRAKKMNKETTVETLKQLDQVVVKDSQTVQIKLKQPSNQVLNELTQVRPLRIMSPHAVEGGKVDGKFKKAIGTGAFVVDKAGKEKTTMKPNKYYNHEHPVKYDLSFQTIEDGDSRNSAIQSGSVDISGGSLGMLSDQQLKQDKKNKDLTIEDRPSTVSHFMAFNPDHKTLKDTKIREAISKAINTNQLSDQHMRGIFQKDVQYVNDKNQQQHDYNIKDTEKILKEEGYKKNHNGIYEKDGKPLSFNLVIQTAEFPNWKDKAEQVQDQLKKAGIELKIKTLDSQSYYDTLWTKKDFDLIFYRTYSDALMPYNFMNSVLKNIDGKSGVLANDKVLSEKLDAYPKKINRDEQQQAMDDIFKHFNSSYYGVPIAYPNETFVTSHKIESFKFSGLTDAPIDYKHLKVKQ